The following nucleotide sequence is from Scleropages formosus chromosome 4, fSclFor1.1, whole genome shotgun sequence.
AGTTACTaactcagtgctgctctctttATGCTAACTATATTCAGTGGGAAAAGGATCTCACCTGCAATAACATTGTCTCGACCATTTCTGTAATCTTTTGATAGAAGTGGGCATTGTGGTAAGCAAATGGCATGGCAAAAGTtattccttctcctcctgcacaTGCTGTAGCCATCCTGGCTGGGGAAGGACAGCAGAGGTGCCCTTAAATCCCATTTAGACACTCTACATGAAAGAAATGCTGTCCTCACAACCCATCCAGTCAAGGCACGAACAGCCTCTTTAGGATGGTCGAAGACAACACTCTCTTTGGACAGCAAAAGAAAGAGCATCCCGTTAGAATAGGGCAAAGGCTACAATGACACCCATCAGGACTGATGAAGGCAGCTCCCCATCTGTCCAGGGAATTGATAGCTGCTGTGACTTTGAAAATGTACCCACCTTCACATTGTTAGTAAACACCTGTTCCTTGGTGAATGGACATGGAACAAGGACgggagagaaggaaaagaaatggacagaatctttttcttttgacaGTCAGCCTCAAGAAATAAAGTGTCTGGGAACAGTGTCTCTAGCATCTTACATATGCAGTGTTTGACTTGATATGTTGTTCTATGAATTCTAAATTCTGAGACAAAGGCtgtaaccacttgtctcaagcagggtcgcagcaaaccgggccctagcccagcaacacagggtacaaggctgggcccacccaggatgagatgccagtttgttgcaaggcaccccaagcagaactcgaaccctaaacccaacggagagcaggacacggccaAGCCactccactgcgcccccctaaatTCTGACATCTCTtcgtaaatgtaattattttactatagcaatttaTGTCTGCACAGAAACATGTCAAGGTGACATTGAAGTGAAATGTTAGTGGAAAGTGCTTTGACcttaacatggaaaaaaaaatgacatgaagaGGGAGGACACCTCTCTATAATTTTATGCAGAACTGAGTATCATTAATTAAGAATATTTGCTTCATTGTCAGATGAGAACTACCTaatgtcacgttctccgcatcaggcacctctgcgacacctgccgctccctgatgggaacgactataaagagggaagccgaggaagcccagacgcggaaccttgttttgcctccttgtttccctgcgaaccgtattcCTGAGAGACCCATtacgacttcgaccctttgcctgtttcttcctgaccacgttctttgcctagccctttctacgacgtttgctgatcgcttgaccctcgcctgcccctcgactacgattatggattctgattcggcttccgtgcacgacgatccgaacactctgcacttcagtccgtccgcgctacgcgcaaccgtgacagaaggttccgcctgctaccaggactcagcagagtatgcgcAACTGCGTACTGCGCTCACCCTGCAAAGCGACTTTTTGGGAACGCATTCCCAATCGTTGCAGCGCATACAAGAAAAGGTCGACGGATTAATCCAGGTCCTCCAAACCGGAGGTATTCTCAACCCCgccttccagggtgcacccgcgactcctgctgagccgGTCCCGCCCACACCCCTCGAGGCTTTGGGGACGGTCacaaggatcgcgaccccagagaggtatgacggttcgcccgatcaatgtcaggactttccgatgcagtgcgagttggtttttgagtgtgaaagccctggatggtcaacccctgggtgatggggtggttgattCCCGGACGGCACCTCTCGTGCTCGAAACAAGCGCGTGTCATcacgagaaactcaccttctttctgatccgagctccagacacccctgtcattttaggttacccctggttggcacgacatgaccccgtctttaggtggagtaccaaggagctggtttcttgggaaAGATCCTGTCACgcatcctgcctcacgcttccttgccgggccacgtcggtggaaggggtagagggccttcccccgccggtcatacccccggactatgaggatctatgagaggtcttcagcaaggtccgcgccgccgaactgcctcctcaccggtcctgggactgtgctatcgacctcttgccaggtaccacaccacctcggggccGGGTGTACCCCCTGTCGTTACcagaacaacgggccatgcaggagtacatcagggaggccctcgaagctGGTCTGATCCGGTCGTCAACGTCACCAGCAGCggcggggttcttctttatcggtaagaaggacgggggactgaggccgtgcataggttaccgagggttgaacgccataacggtcaagtacccgcaccccttactGTTGATTACCTCGGCTCTGGAGGGAATCCATGGATCGACCTGGTTCtcgaaattagacctccgcagtgcatataacctcatccggatccgtgagggggatgaatggaagacggccttctccacgtcactaggtcactatgagtacagggtcatgccctTTGGtctagctaatgccccctcagttttccaaGCCTTTCTCAACCATGTGTTGTgcgatttccttcatcactgcgtcatcgtTTACCTGGAtgatatactgatctactcgaagacccgagagcagcatatccaacaggtccgggcggtcctcaggcggctcctacaacatcgattgtatgtgaaggcagagaagtgtgcattccaccaacgccaaatctccttcctgggctacatcctgagccaggagggagtttccatggaccccaggaaggtgggtgcagtaACCTCCCGGCCTCGacctaccacggtaagggcgctccagcgcttccttgggttcgccaatttctatcgtcgaTTCATACGTAATTTCAGCACagtagccgcaccccttaccgcgttaacagcaagcaaggaccgaagactcccgTGGGGGGAGAaggcggagaaggctttccaggagttaaaaacacggttcacctccgcccccgtgctgaaacagccggacccttccttgccgttcgtggtggaggtcgacgcctcctcggtaggggtgggtgcaatcctgtcacagcggcaaggggaccctcccaagttgtacccctgtgccttcttctccaggaagatgacccctgccgagCGGAATTACGACACTGGGAacagggaactccttgctatcaagctcgcgcttgaggagtggcgtcactggctggagggtgcggtccatccctttgtggtactcacggaccaccgcaatctagagtacctagagaccgcaaaacggttgaactcccgccaggcccgatgggccctgttcttcacccgtttccactttactgtttcttatcggccaggttccaagaatgggaaagctgatgctttatcgcgggttcatgaccccgaaccactgccccccaacccagaggagatcctaccccagggatgcgtggtgggtccggtccactggcaactcctccaggacatccaagaagcccaggacagcgaaccagaaccgcccgggaggccaaccaactgtgtgtatgtccccagttccttccgcgcagcggtgctgaaatgggcccatgaggctccggaggccgggcatcccgggatccgccGTACCCTATCCCTGGTCCAaagacggttctggtggccctcgcTGTCCGACGatgtcagggacttcgtccaggcctgtgccacctgggctcagaccaggaccctgcccgaaaaggcagcgggtctcctacaacccttgcctacgccgacccgaccctggacccacgTGGCactggatttcctagtggacctcccggtctcagagggtaagaccgtgatcctttctgtcatagatcgtttctctAAGGCttacagactggtgccccttccgaagctgccCACCGCTCTCGAGGTGTCGGAGGTCCTATTCGAGCAAGTCTTTAaactctacggactccccgaagacattgtttccgatcgaggtccccagttcacctctcgggtatggaaggccttttggagccgGCTCGGAGtgacggtcagccttacatcagGATATCACCCGCAAGCCAACGGTCACGTGGAACGCTTGCAACAGGATGTTgcaaggtttctccgagcctactgctcccaaagaccccaccactgggctcgccacctggcctgggcagagtatgcccacaattcCGCGCCTcacacatccacaggtatgtcgccctttcagtgtgtgttaggctaccaacctgtcctgttccccagtgagacctctccaagtcctgttctggctgtggagacatggcaTAAGGAGAGCACCCGCGTCTGGAGGATGGTCCGagcccacctgctccgcagtgcggaatgccacaaacgtcaggctgaccggcaccggcgcaccctttcgttcttgcctggacaaagagtttggctctctacccgagaccttcacctgaagaccccctccaagaaactcgggtcccgctacatcggcccTTTCAAGGTAGTACGTCGTGTCACGCCGGTTACCTACCGTCTTCAGttacctcctgacctccgagtgcatccaacattccatgtttccctcctgaaaccggttggggtgtccttgcatcagccaccagtagaaaCAACCTCACCACCGTCGACACTATccctcgcaggggacgatgtctacacggtccgagccctgctaaactcccgccgacggagaggtcgactacaatatctggtggattgggaggggtatggtCCGGAGGAGCGGTCCTGGGTAGctgcttcggacatcctggaccccgacctggtggccgctttccatagggaccatcccgagtgcccggctccgcgcccccgggggcgtcctccttcccggcccagggcgtccggagctgcccgtggaggggggggtactgtcacgttctccaCATCAGGCacctctgcgacacctgccgctccctgatgggaacgactataaagagggaagccgaggaagcccagacgcggaaccttgttttgcctccttgtttccctgcgaaccgtattcCTGAGAGACCCATtacgacttcgaccctttgcctgtttcttcctgaccacgttctttgcctagccctttctacgacgtttgctgatcgcttgaccctcgcctgcccctcgactacgattatggattctgattcggcttccgtgcacgacgatccgaacactctgcacttgagtccgtccgcgctacgcgcaaccgtgacaccTGATCTTGCCTCCAtgtgtttgttctttttccctttcatgACCATGCATGTCACTTAAGAACTTCAGGTGTATCTAATCAAGCGCAGTGATAAGTTACTCAGTCACGAGCAACTAAGTAggcattttccacattttagaGTTAGGTGTTGTATGTCATGGGTCTagcggggtgcagtgggtttgggtaggttttgctctctggtgggtgtgcaGTTCGAAgacccgcttagggtgccttgccatggactggtgtcctgtcctgggtgtgtcccctcccccttcagccttccaccctgtgttcccaggttaggctccggttcatctcaggacaagcagttgcacacaagcgtgtgtgtatttgttagaTCAGTTTATTGCTGTTATACCACAGTATTGGGTGAAAAGGGAGTTATGCAGTGGCTCAGCgagcttgactgggtcctactctatggtgggtctggggtttgagtcccccttggggtgccttgcaatggactggcgtcccatcctaggtgtgtcccgtTGTGgactgtgttgccaggttaagctctggcttgctgtaacccccacctgggacaagcggtttcagacagtgtgtgtattataacaATGACTACATTCTATTAAaagaatatacattttctttaatcatACAATAATACAGTTGTATACACATTTGAGCACACAGAGCACGATGGAGCACACTGGCTGGTGTCAGGACAGCAGATGGCGGGCCAGTTGCCAGTTGTCGCTGACTGAGCTCACAGCTTTTCGTGTTGTTCAGCTGCAGCTTTGTGATCCTTAAGTGGCGTCATGTCCGTCTTGTGCAGGTTTTTGTATGCTGTCATTATGACTAAACTCTTTAACAGTGAATTTGTTTCTAACCTGAATAAATGTTCtgatgaaagcaaaacaaagtgagGTGGATGAAACTGCACTTCCTCACTGAACTGAGGAACAAGCCACTGTCATTCTCAGTTAAGTGGTTCTAGAGCTTAAGGAACATAATGTTAAAAGACACTATCACACAAAGCATTCATCTGCATTTCACAAACTCCAAGGCCAATTTGATAAAGTCAAGGTCTCCAGgctaaaatgtaaacttttgtcACAGCAGTAGCTTTTTAGTGCATATGCTCCCAGCTGACATCACTTTTCAAAGTGACCCGTGCAACTTCTGAAATTATTGCTATGGAAGAAAAACCTTTTTCCGGACACCAGATTTGTGTGAAAGCATGTTTTGAACCGTGTTCATAATGTCactgttttggcagcacatattaatgtaaacaaatgttcaTCAGGATGAAGTATGGAAAGAGCTTGATGAGACCGCAGAACATGGACAGTCGTTTTGTTCTGTGTTACAACATGGTCCATCATGCGTGACACTGAAAGTCTTGCTCATGAGATGCAGCTCAACATCTCAGATTGATGTTTTGAAGGActttctttttatattaattatcttattatattttattcaagcaGTCAATGCAATTAATACTTCTACATtatacaacaaaataatttctcaaTTTAAGGGGTTAAGATTCAGCATGTGGACTtactacaatatttacaatGGCAACCATGAGCAGTACATAATAAATATTCTGGTCTTTGGCTAATGAAGGCTGGGCAGCCCTGTTTTTAGATATGACTTTTAATAATAGTACGTCTCCTGTTTCATTAATTGTACGTCACCATCTTCGCTACTTTGTAAATCTGAAGATACTGGAGAATTCAGCATGGGACAGAATAGTTAATTTGTTGACTCACGCAGAGAAATTaactgaaacaaaattaattctttGGATGAAGTTCCCAAATATAGCAGAGCAGGGTTATCTTATTTACTTTCAATCCTGCATTTTTAAGCACTGCAGCACAGAGCGGAAAGtaatcaggatttgtctgttctgagttttatgcacatATTCGTGTGaggaacatcagtgcatatagtggatagaaacaaactatatttatttcagaatcacgcatctgcaattatgtctctctttcccctaatgtaatgcacaaactgtattctctgagatgtacgtcgctttggagaaaagcatctgttaaatgataTAGATATTGTGGGAATCCAAGCCGCAAACCATCTTGCTACTCCTTTGAGGCCCTCACACACTGCTGCCAGTAGACTTCTGTTTCGTACCTTGCTATAATTCTTAAAGGGTGGACCTCAACCTCATAAAGCAATCTTAATTGATGAGTTCCCAATACAGGACAACAAAAGCTCTATTCATAAAACAAAGCCTATaatatttctttctcttcctcttatGCATTACTTTCGAggcataaaatgcaaaacaaatgacaacTGGTCTACACTGAATTattgtacaaattaaaaaaatatgaatatatccCAATGTAAAGGCTTTGAAGTTTTCTTGCACTAATCATGTCATATTTATTCTATCAAAGGGCTATTTCTGCTGTTgctcaaaaatgcaaaaaatggaaaGCTAAGATACTACTTTATAGCTAATGCACGGttccttttcagtatttgaaTCAGCCTGCTCCTGATCTCTTTTGTTCTGAAGCAATAAACAGTTGGATTCATAAGTGAGGGTACAAGAGTTGAGATTATCATTAGTGCATTCCTCTCTGTCAAATTCAGAGTGACACCAACTCTTGTTAACAATCCCGAAACTAATTTAGGAGCATAGTAACAGAACACAGCAACAGCGTGACTCAGACACGTGCTGATCATCTGCTTGCGACCCTCGGTGTCAGCCAGTCTCACCACAGTGTAGATGATCTTCACATATGTTGCCAGGATGAGTGGGAAATGTCCACCCAGCAGCCACATGACCAGAATGGTGGAGGGCACAAAATATGGTTCTGGGTCAACGCAGGCAGCCCTCACCAGAACAGGATAATCACAGAAGCTGTATTTGAGGAGGGGCTGGCAGTAGGGAAGTCTGTCAATGATTCCTGTCAGCACTCCTATGACTGCTATACCAATCATCCAGGACAGGGCAATTAGTGCAAACGTTCGTGAATTGGTGAGGATGCTGTGGTACCGCAGTGGATTACTGATGGCAATCATGCGGTCAAATGCCATCAAGGTCAGGGCAAAACAAAGACAGATATCACCCAGGTGGTACACAAACATGCGAGAAATACATGAGTGATATGAAATGTTTCGGACCCCAGCAAGCAGCAGAGCGAT
It contains:
- the LOC114910389 gene encoding olfactory receptor 10G4-like yields the protein MLLQTCWEMLESNVTAQRITEFIITGLDHLPNKKILGLLILVTYSLILLGSSTNICIIASDRHLHRPMYIFICNLAVIDIMFTTSASTTLIALLLAGVRNISYHSCISRMFVYHLGDICLCFALTLMAFDRMIAISNPLRYHSILTNSRTFALIALSWMIGIAVIGVLTGIIDRLPYCQPLLKYSFCDYPVLVRAACVDPEPYFVPSTILVMWLLGGHFPLILATYVKIIYTVVRLADTEGRKQMISTCLSHAVAVFCYYAPKLVSGLLTRVGVTLNLTERNALMIISTLVPSLMNPTVYCFRTKEIRSRLIQILKRNRALAIK